The Coleofasciculus chthonoplastes PCC 7420 genome includes a region encoding these proteins:
- a CDS encoding Uma2 family endonuclease yields the protein MVQSPAKLISVDEFITHYGDDNCYELIDGELIEIEPTGPHEQVADFVGRKLNVEIDRHDNPYCIPHRCLIRLLGTDTAFRPDVIVLNQTQLIHEPLWQQEPVITLGKTIKLVVEVVSANWQNDYARKVEDYAILGIPEYWIVDYLGIGGREYIGKPKQPTLTICNLVEDEYQKQLFRGDDLLVSSIFSELQLTAKQIFNSSTLGTAT from the coding sequence ATGGTTCAATCACCAGCGAAACTGATATCCGTTGATGAATTCATCACTCACTATGGTGACGATAATTGCTATGAACTCATTGATGGGGAATTAATCGAAATCGAACCCACAGGACCCCATGAACAAGTTGCAGATTTTGTTGGGCGCAAGCTGAACGTTGAGATTGACCGCCACGATAATCCTTATTGTATTCCCCATCGTTGTCTGATCAGACTTTTAGGAACAGATACCGCCTTTCGTCCTGACGTAATCGTTTTAAATCAAACTCAATTAATCCATGAACCATTGTGGCAGCAGGAACCTGTCATCACTCTAGGAAAAACAATCAAGCTAGTTGTTGAAGTTGTCAGTGCTAATTGGCAAAATGATTATGCTCGAAAGGTTGAAGATTATGCCATTTTAGGAATTCCTGAATATTGGATTGTGGACTATCTGGGAATTGGTGGTAGAGAGTATATTGGTAAACCCAAACAGCCAACTCTCACTATTTGCAACTTAGTTGAAGATGAGTATCAAAAGCAATTATTTCGGGGAGATGATTTGCTCGTATCCTCTATCTTTTCAGAGTTACAACTCACAGCGAAACAAATTTTCAATAGTAGCACATTAGGAACGGCGACGTAA
- a CDS encoding alpha/beta hydrolase codes for MSLESVTIGPTNGQSPTHLMVCLHGWGANSQDLVPLASALDLPNVQFLFPDAPFPHPNVPWGNAWYALESQDNQGLEESRQKLLDWLTSLEESTGVPLSRTILSGFSQGGAMALDVGLRLPCAALVAMSGYWHDSAQLTRESLPPVLIVHGRQDPVVPVSKAQHARDNLKALGIAVTYQEFDMAHQILPEVLVLVRRFVLDVIG; via the coding sequence TTGTCTTTAGAATCCGTCACTATTGGACCCACCAATGGTCAATCCCCAACCCACTTGATGGTGTGCTTACATGGCTGGGGGGCTAACTCTCAGGATTTAGTTCCATTAGCCTCAGCATTAGACTTGCCCAATGTCCAGTTTCTATTTCCCGATGCTCCGTTTCCTCATCCCAATGTCCCCTGGGGCAATGCCTGGTATGCGCTGGAAAGCCAAGATAATCAGGGGTTAGAGGAAAGTCGTCAAAAGTTGCTCGACTGGTTAACCTCTCTGGAAGAAAGTACAGGCGTTCCCCTATCCCGCACCATTTTAAGTGGATTTTCCCAAGGGGGAGCGATGGCGTTAGATGTGGGGTTAAGATTACCCTGCGCCGCCTTAGTTGCAATGAGTGGCTACTGGCATGATTCGGCTCAACTGACACGGGAATCGTTACCCCCAGTTTTGATCGTGCATGGTAGACAAGATCCGGTTGTGCCTGTGAGTAAAGCACAACACGCCAGAGACAATTTAAAGGCGTTGGGAATCGCGGTGACGTATCAAGAATTTGATATGGCGCATCAGATTTTGCCAGAGGTTTTGGTGTTGGTAAGGCGTTTTGTTCTGGATGTTATTGGCTGA
- a CDS encoding NACHT C-terminal helical domain 2-containing protein: MPRRRGIQVASQYITAVKQACDRALNLDPRLDKALQELKQQLPNPDFNLDGNEWQFKQWWQTHGISWTEQLSAVIIKYRQIGYPWQFNSQQNKLFGI, from the coding sequence ATGCCGCGACGACGTGGAATCCAAGTAGCGTCCCAGTATATCACAGCCGTTAAACAGGCTTGCGATCGCGCCCTGAATCTTGACCCCAGGTTGGACAAAGCCTTACAGGAACTCAAGCAACAACTCCCTAATCCAGATTTCAATCTAGATGGGAATGAGTGGCAGTTTAAGCAATGGTGGCAAACTCATGGTATCTCTTGGACAGAACAATTGTCGGCTGTGATTATTAAGTATCGCCAGATTGGTTATCCTTGGCAATTTAACTCTCAGCAAAATAAGCTGTTCGGCATTTAA
- a CDS encoding histone deacetylase family protein, with product MFPVIYSDEFLNHDNGGFHPERPERLTAIVNALNAAPWADQVDWQLPTPVESRPVMPLLQKVHDQDYINLVKQLAHEGGGMIDGDTRVSPRSYDIALLAISAWLDGVDRVLTSNNPAFVLARPPGHHAEGPRGMGFCLFSNAAIAAYYALEQAGIQKVAILDWDVHHGNGTQSLVENDARIVYCSLHQYPFYPGTGHPRERGAYNNVLNIPIPSGSTFTQYQPMFEQGVIPFLNEFQPDLLIVSAGYDANADDPLASVALKPKDFGVFTDYCLQVTHRILFGLEGGYDLTALAKSVIATIEPCLNLGE from the coding sequence ATGTTTCCAGTTATTTACTCTGATGAATTTCTCAATCATGACAACGGTGGTTTTCACCCCGAACGCCCGGAACGATTGACAGCCATTGTCAACGCCTTAAACGCTGCACCTTGGGCAGATCAAGTTGATTGGCAGCTACCTACACCTGTAGAAAGTCGTCCGGTAATGCCTCTGTTGCAAAAAGTTCATGACCAAGATTACATCAATTTAGTCAAACAACTCGCCCATGAAGGTGGAGGGATGATAGATGGCGACACCAGGGTTTCTCCCCGCAGTTATGATATTGCCCTGTTAGCCATCAGCGCTTGGTTAGATGGAGTTGATCGTGTCCTCACCAGCAACAACCCGGCATTTGTCCTCGCACGTCCTCCTGGACATCATGCCGAAGGTCCACGGGGGATGGGATTTTGTCTCTTTTCCAATGCGGCGATCGCGGCTTACTATGCCCTAGAACAAGCGGGTATCCAAAAAGTCGCCATTTTAGATTGGGATGTTCATCATGGTAACGGCACCCAAAGCCTAGTGGAAAACGATGCCCGAATTGTCTACTGTTCACTCCATCAATATCCCTTCTATCCAGGTACCGGTCATCCTCGCGAACGCGGCGCGTACAATAATGTCCTGAATATACCCATACCATCAGGCAGTACATTCACACAATACCAACCCATGTTTGAGCAGGGGGTGATACCATTTCTCAATGAATTTCAGCCCGATTTACTCATCGTCAGTGCTGGTTACGACGCCAACGCCGATGATCCCCTCGCCAGCGTCGCCCTGAAACCAAAGGATTTTGGCGTATTCACAGATTACTGTTTGCAAGTGACTCACCGTATTTTATTTGGCTTAGAAGGAGGTTATGACTTGACTGCCTTAGCCAAGTCCGTTATTGCCACCATTGAACCCTGTTTAAACTTGGGTGAATAG
- the msrA gene encoding peptide-methionine (S)-S-oxide reductase MsrA, producing the protein MVLFGFGGFGKKLSLPKPEEALPGREEPMSVPANHYVNGNPLKPPYPEGMEMAMFGMGCFWGAERRFWQQEGVFVTAVGYAGGITPNPTYQEVCTGMTGHNEVVRVVFDPKVINYQQLLKVFWESHNPTQGMRQGNDTGTQYRSGIYTYSDSQKKLAEASRDAYQKALSEAGHGEITTEIVDAPEFYYAEGYHQQYLAKNPNGYCGLGGTNVACPTPVAL; encoded by the coding sequence ATGGTGTTATTTGGATTTGGCGGATTTGGCAAAAAGCTCAGCCTGCCTAAACCCGAAGAGGCGTTACCGGGGCGGGAAGAACCCATGTCCGTTCCAGCCAACCACTATGTCAACGGCAATCCTCTTAAACCCCCTTACCCCGAGGGTATGGAAATGGCGATGTTTGGCATGGGCTGTTTCTGGGGGGCGGAACGCCGATTTTGGCAACAAGAGGGAGTGTTTGTCACGGCTGTGGGGTACGCAGGCGGGATAACGCCTAATCCCACCTATCAAGAAGTCTGTACCGGGATGACCGGTCACAATGAAGTCGTGCGCGTCGTATTTGACCCCAAGGTGATCAATTATCAGCAATTGCTGAAAGTTTTCTGGGAGAGTCATAATCCCACTCAAGGGATGCGCCAAGGAAATGACACGGGTACTCAATATCGTTCGGGAATTTATACCTATTCCGATAGTCAAAAGAAACTCGCAGAAGCTTCACGAGACGCCTATCAAAAAGCGTTGAGCGAGGCGGGTCATGGAGAAATCACCACAGAAATTGTTGATGCTCCAGAGTTTTACTATGCAGAAGGCTATCACCAGCAATACTTAGCCAAGAATCCCAATGGCTATTGTGGTCTAGGAGGAACTAATGTGGCTTGTCCGACGCCCGTGGCTCTGTAG
- the crtA gene encoding cyanoexosortase A has product MTQLNPLKSNQFWLLGIATGLITLHFTLVSRSNNNNLFSASLLFGCVVLGLLWMKRDKITWHSSPLSSSLAGLLIAGILFKSTNVVDDDVFLPLFPLMSGLALALLASGFKGLKQYNQEWLLLGFIAVPWRQLVYPVLNLSLLTAKFTSGFLWLLGFEVKREGVIVSLPTGSIEVYNGCAGLKLMVQLLGIALIFLVLVPTGLKQKVLLPIFAVFIGFVINGMRVALMAVLVALSEQEAFAYWHLGQGSLLFSLIAVLIFGLVCHKVAGGKYPYFL; this is encoded by the coding sequence ATGACTCAACTCAATCCCCTGAAATCTAACCAATTTTGGTTATTGGGTATCGCCACGGGTTTAATCACACTGCATTTCACGTTAGTATCGAGAAGCAATAATAATAATCTATTCAGCGCCAGCCTCCTGTTTGGATGTGTGGTTTTAGGGTTGCTGTGGATGAAGCGCGATAAAATAACCTGGCACAGCAGTCCATTATCCAGTAGTTTGGCAGGTTTGCTGATAGCTGGGATTCTGTTTAAAAGTACAAACGTAGTTGACGATGACGTTTTTCTGCCACTTTTCCCGTTGATGTCAGGATTGGCGTTAGCGTTACTAGCATCTGGGTTTAAGGGATTAAAACAATACAATCAAGAATGGCTACTGCTGGGGTTTATTGCAGTTCCTTGGAGACAACTGGTTTATCCAGTTCTTAACTTATCCTTGTTAACCGCTAAGTTTACCAGTGGTTTTCTCTGGCTATTGGGCTTTGAGGTTAAGCGTGAAGGGGTTATTGTTAGTTTACCTACGGGGAGTATTGAAGTTTACAATGGCTGTGCTGGTTTAAAGCTTATGGTTCAGCTTTTAGGCATTGCCTTGATTTTTTTAGTTCTTGTGCCAACGGGATTAAAACAGAAGGTTTTACTACCCATTTTTGCCGTTTTTATCGGTTTTGTGATTAACGGGATGCGGGTGGCGCTGATGGCGGTACTTGTCGCCCTATCAGAGCAAGAGGCATTTGCTTACTGGCATTTGGGACAGGGTTCTTTACTATTTTCGCTGATTGCAGTATTGATTTTTGGTTTAGTCTGCCATAAGGTTGCAGGGGGTAAATATCCTTACTTTTTATGA